The Bos indicus x Bos taurus breed Angus x Brahman F1 hybrid chromosome 15, Bos_hybrid_MaternalHap_v2.0, whole genome shotgun sequence genome includes a window with the following:
- the B3GNT6 gene encoding acetylgalactosaminyl-O-glycosyl-glycoprotein beta-1,3-N-acetylglucosaminyltransferase isoform X2, whose translation MAFPCRKFLKPKILTCLLAGLSFSILHHWFLRDPRFQQKHRSDGSLQVTHVAPAATSPSSPGPPCVANASANATADFEKLPERIQDFLRYRHCRHFPLLWDAPAKCRGSRGPFLLLAVKSAPANFERRELIRRTWGQERSYGGRPVRRLFLLGTPAPEDAERAEQLAELAALEAREHGDVLQWAFTDTFLNLTLKQVHLLDWLEARCPHARFLLSGDDDVFVHTANVLRFLEAKSPDRHLFAGQLMSGSVPIRESWSKYFVPPQLFPGSVYPVYCSGGGFLLSRYTVKALRQAARHTPLFPIDDAYMGMCLERVGLKPSGHEGIRPFGVQLPGARQPSFDPCMYRELLLVHRFAPYEMLLMWKALHNPGLSCHRGHRVS comes from the coding sequence ATGGCTTTTCCCTGCCGCAAGTTCCTGAAACCCAAGATCCTGACCTGCCTTCTAGCGGGTTTGAGTTTCTCGATCCTGCATCACTGGTTCCTCAGAGACCCCAGGTTTCAACAGAAGCACAGGTCGGATGGGTCCCTGCAGGTGACCCACGTGGCCCCTGCTGCCACGTCGCCGTCCAGCCCAGGGCCTCCGTGCGTGGCCAACGCCTCAGCGAACGCCACGGCCGACTTCGAGAAGCTGCCTGAGCGCATCCAAGACTTCCTGCGGTACCGCCACTGCCGCCACTTCCCGCTGCTCTGGGACGCGCCGGCCAAGTGTAGGGGCAGCCGCGGGCCCTTCCTGCTGCTGGCCGTGAAGTCGGCGCCGGCCAACTTCGAGCGGCGCGAGCTCATCCGCCGCACGTGGGGGCAGGAGCGCAGCTACGGCGGGCGGCCGGTGCGCCGCCTCTTCCTGCTGGGCACCCCCGCACCCGAGGACGCAGAGCGCGCAGAGCAGCTGGCGGAGCTGGCCGCGCTGGAGGCGCGCGAGCACGGCGACGTGCTGCAGTGGGCCTTCACTGACACCTTCCTCAACCTCACGCTCAAGCAAGTGCACCTGCTCGACTGGCTGGAGGCCCGCTGCCCGCACGCGCGCTTCCTTCTCAGCGGCGACGACGACGTCTTCGTGCACACGGCCAACGTGCTCCGCTTCCTGGAAGCAAAGTCGCCCGACCGCCACCTCTTCGCCGGGCAGCTCATGAGCGGCTCTGTGCCCATCCGTGAGAGCTGGAGCAAGTACTTCGTGCCCCCGCAGCTCTTCCCCGGGTCGGTCTACCCGGTGTACTGCAGCGGCGGCGGCTTCCTCCTGTCCCGCTACACGGTCAAGGCCCTGCGCCAGGCCGCCCGCCACACCCCGCTCTTCCCCATCGATGATGCCTACATGGGCATGTGTCTGGAGCGCGTCGGCCTGAAGCCCAGCGGCCACGAGGGCATCCGGCCTTTCGGCGTGCAGCTGCCCGGCGCCCGGCAGCCCTCCTTCGACCCCTGCATGTACCGCGAGCTGCTGCTGGTGCACCGCTTCGCGCCCTATGAGATGCTGCTCATGTGGAAGGCGCTGCACAACCCAGGGCTGAGCTGTCACCGGGGGCACAGGGTCTCTTGA
- the B3GNT6 gene encoding acetylgalactosaminyl-O-glycosyl-glycoprotein beta-1,3-N-acetylglucosaminyltransferase isoform X1, with protein sequence MIQMAFPCRKFLKPKILTCLLAGLSFSILHHWFLRDPRFQQKHRSDGSLQVTHVAPAATSPSSPGPPCVANASANATADFEKLPERIQDFLRYRHCRHFPLLWDAPAKCRGSRGPFLLLAVKSAPANFERRELIRRTWGQERSYGGRPVRRLFLLGTPAPEDAERAEQLAELAALEAREHGDVLQWAFTDTFLNLTLKQVHLLDWLEARCPHARFLLSGDDDVFVHTANVLRFLEAKSPDRHLFAGQLMSGSVPIRESWSKYFVPPQLFPGSVYPVYCSGGGFLLSRYTVKALRQAARHTPLFPIDDAYMGMCLERVGLKPSGHEGIRPFGVQLPGARQPSFDPCMYRELLLVHRFAPYEMLLMWKALHNPGLSCHRGHRVS encoded by the exons ATGATACAG ATGGCTTTTCCCTGCCGCAAGTTCCTGAAACCCAAGATCCTGACCTGCCTTCTAGCGGGTTTGAGTTTCTCGATCCTGCATCACTGGTTCCTCAGAGACCCCAGGTTTCAACAGAAGCACAGGTCGGATGGGTCCCTGCAGGTGACCCACGTGGCCCCTGCTGCCACGTCGCCGTCCAGCCCAGGGCCTCCGTGCGTGGCCAACGCCTCAGCGAACGCCACGGCCGACTTCGAGAAGCTGCCTGAGCGCATCCAAGACTTCCTGCGGTACCGCCACTGCCGCCACTTCCCGCTGCTCTGGGACGCGCCGGCCAAGTGTAGGGGCAGCCGCGGGCCCTTCCTGCTGCTGGCCGTGAAGTCGGCGCCGGCCAACTTCGAGCGGCGCGAGCTCATCCGCCGCACGTGGGGGCAGGAGCGCAGCTACGGCGGGCGGCCGGTGCGCCGCCTCTTCCTGCTGGGCACCCCCGCACCCGAGGACGCAGAGCGCGCAGAGCAGCTGGCGGAGCTGGCCGCGCTGGAGGCGCGCGAGCACGGCGACGTGCTGCAGTGGGCCTTCACTGACACCTTCCTCAACCTCACGCTCAAGCAAGTGCACCTGCTCGACTGGCTGGAGGCCCGCTGCCCGCACGCGCGCTTCCTTCTCAGCGGCGACGACGACGTCTTCGTGCACACGGCCAACGTGCTCCGCTTCCTGGAAGCAAAGTCGCCCGACCGCCACCTCTTCGCCGGGCAGCTCATGAGCGGCTCTGTGCCCATCCGTGAGAGCTGGAGCAAGTACTTCGTGCCCCCGCAGCTCTTCCCCGGGTCGGTCTACCCGGTGTACTGCAGCGGCGGCGGCTTCCTCCTGTCCCGCTACACGGTCAAGGCCCTGCGCCAGGCCGCCCGCCACACCCCGCTCTTCCCCATCGATGATGCCTACATGGGCATGTGTCTGGAGCGCGTCGGCCTGAAGCCCAGCGGCCACGAGGGCATCCGGCCTTTCGGCGTGCAGCTGCCCGGCGCCCGGCAGCCCTCCTTCGACCCCTGCATGTACCGCGAGCTGCTGCTGGTGCACCGCTTCGCGCCCTATGAGATGCTGCTCATGTGGAAGGCGCTGCACAACCCAGGGCTGAGCTGTCACCGGGGGCACAGGGTCTCTTGA